TGTCACTTGAGGCGAACAGAAAGTTAAAAGAAACCAGAGGCATGCTCCTcgatgggaagaaaaacttaTTTATGAGTTTGAGGCAAAATAGTGACATCAACTGGTACCGGGCGGGCCAAATATTGAAGCATCTGGAGATTCATCAGAGAGCCAAGCCGGAAATCACGCCAAAGCTACGCGAGAGGATCACCAACATTGCTAATTTtgtcaaaagggggagataaAATGGGGCACACACATAGAGAGACGGTTTGAGCATGCCCCCTGTATTTGGTCCTTTCAACTCTGTACGCATGATGGGTGTACGTCCGGGGGAGCGGCCCTTTCTCCTACATTGCGGAAATACATACACGCATATTGCACACACATACCGTTTAAGTGTCTATCGAAATTCCACACGAAGGGGTTGAAAACTCATATATTCCCTTTCTTCTTAACCCGTGCTAATCCAAGCCGGGGGCCACACTAAAACGAATGGCCAATCAGGACACGTTAAACTTCCCATCCACTGGGGTGtccgaaaaagaaaaactccTATCCTTCCAACTTTGTTttaatatgatataaaaaaaaagatttattttcattttattcatttgaaATGTGTTTTTATAACGTAAAAAGCACATGCGGTGGGCAACATATAACAATCGGCACATATGCAAGTCCGTACATATAAGCGCCCCGATATATACGCAGATGAAATACACACATGCGTAAGCTGTGCGGGCGGAAGCCGCGCGTGTGCACATACACGTATCTACATGTACAATGGATAggtttacatttaaaaaaaggataaaaaaaagataaaaaaaaagataaaaaaatattaaatacgGTCTGTTGGTGATTAATAACGTGTAAAGTGCGAAGGGGGGACGCGTGTGCAATGTATGGGTTATGGCACGAACATATAAGCAACGCAGGTGGCATTTTAACAATTACatgtgtttgtttgtttgttggTTTGTATGTGCGCGTGTGCAGGATACACTTTATGCACACTCATGCAAGACAGTAAACGCGCGCCTTTGCGCATTCATAAGGTCataaggggaaataaaaggagggggattcaaaggggggatatttttataaaaacatatatattcatgcgtgattaaattatttaaaaaataaagtgctAAAAGGGAGAGGGGGAGTAGTAGTATCGAATGGTGAGGAACGAATGGTGGAAACGAATGGTGAAAACGAATGGTGGAAACGAATGGTGGGAATCGAATGGTGGGAATCGAATTGTGGGAAACGAATAATTGGGAACGAATGGGAAGAAGAgaatggggggaaataaaaaaaaaaaaaaaaaaaaaaaatatatatatatatatatatatatatatatatatatatatatacatatatacatatatacatatatatacatacatacacatacgcaTACATATCAGCGAATTGCAAACACAGTTATGTAGCAATAACGATGTGTCTTGTaacacaataaaaaaaaaataaatggcgCGATGCATGGCCAATAAGGGGACAATACATGGCCCGATGGATGGTCAGGCCAATACACAGTCAATACATGGTCAATACATGGTCAATACATGCTCAATAAACGGGTGCAAtgcagtgaaaaaaaaaaaaaaggttcgCTCTGCTTCGCTACCAACCTACGGAGGGCCACACACACTGGCACATAATCGTCCTTATCTACGACGTCGCATACATCACGCCGGGACGCCTCAGTGCAACTGGGTGTCTCCGTTCGGGTACGACTGTCATGTCCCACTTCCTCACCAAACTTTTTATTCGTTTCGCTTTTTCTACGATGGCAGTTGGGCTCGGCCTTCTCGGGCTTCTTCCGCCCTTCGCGCATTGCGcgttgtttgtttgtttgtttgtctgtctgtctgtctgtctgtctgtctgtctgcttttgttttttatttttttgcttccttcgCTTCTTACACTTCTTACACTTCTTACACTTCTTACGCTTCTTGCGCTCCCCGTGCTAAGAACTCTGGtggtcttcctcctcactgCTCCGTCTTTATCTCCGGCTTCACACTCATGTAGTACATGGAGGACTCGTTCAGCTCATTAGCGTTGGAGCCAATCATGTTGGCCGCGCCCGCGTTTTCACCGTCGTACGAGTTAAAATTGGCACCTGCGTTGGGGCCATACGGGTTGTTATTAGCATAGCTGCTATTCGCGCCGCTatcaccgctaacaccgctgaCACCGCTATCAATGTTGCCTGACTCGttcataatatttacaaactTCCTCTGCTCCAGGGGATGCTCCGCACCTCTGCTGTTGTCTAATACATCACGCCCCTCCATGATGCTGCCAGTACTGTCCTTGTTCGTTCCCAGATTTACGCTGCCACTGGCGCTGTTGACCATGGCTTTACTCATGACGGGTTCTGCATTCATGTTCATGTTAGAACCCGTAGATGCAATGCCGTATTGGGTATTTGACTGATTCGCGTTAATGTCATTCTCTGCATTCATGTGCATTTCGTTCAGTCGCACTACACCCACTACAGCTGGGTCCTCCATGTGGTGATGGCCAaacgctgctgctgctgctgctgctccacCTATGGTCTTGTTGCCAACATGCGCCCCGCCCACCTTCCTGTTGTTATTATTCAGCACGCACTCGCTAACGACTAGGTAATTGTCTACGCTACTATTCTGTAGGACACTCCCACCGGCGTTATTTCCTGCACCGTTGCTGCTCTCCATTAGGTGTGCTTTGTTTAACACCTTCGGATTCTCATCGTCCATCATTGCTGAAGACGTGCCCGGAGCAACTAGCACCTCCCCCGAGGGGAAACTTTTCCCACTGTAGTTTGCACCTAACCCCATTTGTTCATTCATGTAGACGTTTACTCCATTTGCGATGGTTGCGTTCCCCTTCATGGATGATGGGCCGTTCACATTGTTCTCGCCTAGGCCGGCACCGACGACGATTCCGCTGTTGGGCAATAACCCCCCGTGGTGGAAATTGTTCTGGCCAGCCGCTCCCACAGTTGCCGCTCCTGCTCCCGCTACTGCCCCCCCAGCGCTGTCGTTTACGGCACTACTCCCACCACTGTAGTTGTACGCGCAGCCGTTCATGATGCCCATCTTGCTGGCAGCATTCATGTTGTTTGCCCCCTCGACGCTGTTCAGCATGCCGTTCGCGCCGTCCATGCCGCTCAACATGTTGTTCGCGTTGTTGCTGCTTCCATTCCCGATGGTCGTTTCCTCGTCATTCATGTTGCCCATGTCTGCGTTTTTCTCCCCGCCGCTGTTGCCCATGCTGTTCATGATGCCGTGCGCGTTCACGCCTCCTTTGTAGGCGCCCATGCTCTGCGCGAAGTTGccgccgctaacgccgctaacccccccaATGGGCATGCCACCCACAACGTGGTCCATGCCAACGGCGCCGCCCATGGCACCATTCATGTACCCCATGTTGCCCATAAGCGCGCCATTCGCCGAGCTCGAGACGCCCATCGCACCGTAGTTATTGGCGTTGTAGGCATTCCCATTGGCCCCCGCATTATTCCCATACGTGTCCTTAAATGCCAAATTCATCAAGCTGTTCTGGTTATTCATGAGGTTCTTCGAGTCTACATTAAATATGTTAATGAGCTCCTCGTCTGTAAAGGGCACAGCTTTGTAGGCGCACTTTACCGTATGGACAGCCAAACTGTGTGCCTTATTgaacccccatttttttagaaGGTACTTGGATATTTTGGGTTCTTTggaattttcattttctagATATTTTGCAAACCATGAGTAGGAATATGGGTCGAATCGAACCCCTTCTACTGGGGTGAGCGCACTAGCACGTGCAGTTAGGCTTTCcattcttcttcctctaGGTGCCCTTGTCCTCTTCGTAGGCGAATAATCATTTTCGCTCTCTTGGCAATCGCTATGTGGCATTTTATTTGGGTGCATATTATTGTTGTTGTTTATTCCGTGGGCATTATAATGATGGTGCATCTGAGACATGATCATATTTccattcatatttttattcgtGTCGTTTAGGTTATCTTCCGGGTCTAGCGAATTCATGTCCATCATTACGTCCATCGTATTTTCCGAATTCATGGTGAGCAGGTTTCTAATCCGCTTGGTTCTATTTTCTGTGGTGGTCGCTCCTGCTTGTTCCGCTTCTAGCCTGCACTGAATGGCTAGctcctttgccttttcaaagcctaatttttttatggggAACCTTCTCATCTGGAAGTTTTTCCCTATGGACCAATAGGCTAGCCAGGAACCCTTTCGATCATTGTAGGATACGCCCTTCATCGGTCTGGTGCAGTTCTTATCAAAAGAGTCTATAGCTTCCATCAGATCTgcgttttccccatttctgCACAGCGTCTGCTCCATATCGTCCAGTGAGAGTTGCGAATCTTCGCTCAGTTTCCTCTTAGGAGGCCTCCCCCTTCCTCGCTTTATTCCTttgttattttcatttttcaaatgatcCTTCTTGTTCATATGTTCGTGTGTTCCCCCTGTGGACATGCCTCCGCTGTTCATCGCTGCATTCGTGCCTGCGTGGGATGCATTATTTCCGCTACCGCTCATCATGCCCATACTGCCGCCCACGCCACTTCCCCCCATGTTGTTGTTCCCCATGGTGCCATCCTCCATCCCCATATCGTTGTTATTCTTCATAGCTTCATTTGCTGCGCTATCCACTGTCTTCCTTCCATGCACATGGAACATGGGTTTGCATCTAGCGCCTGCCTTTTCCGCTTCTTGTCTAGCTTTCACAGCTAAAATTCTTGCTTGTTCAAAACCGTACTGCTTAACGGAGAAGTACCTTCTGATCTCCCTCGTGTTATCGTTCCAAGCAGCTAGCCATTGTTGCTTCTTCGGATTGAATCTAACCCCAGGAATTCTAGGCAGGTATTCAGGATGTCCCTCTGTACAAGCCCTAGTCCACGTGTTCATAACATCGCTgttattcttcttcatcgaatcatatttcatattataattcttGCCACTCAAATTGTTGCTGTTATTGTTGTTTGCCGAGCCGCTATTCGGAATGCTCAAATTCATGTTCATCATGCTGCTACCGCTGTCGTTCATGTTCCTACTGCTGCTTATAAGGTTACTATCAAATAAGTTATTATCATCCAAATCGGAGTCGTATAGAGTCTTATCCTTCAGGTAGTCCTCCTGGTACTCAAAATCTGAGTCCTTGCTATATTTCAATTCCTCCTCCAAACTGCAGTAATTTTTATTCGCCTTCACTTCGTATTTCTTCAAGTACGAAATTACATTTTCCACTTCTGTATTGCTTAAGGAGTCATTTTTCGAGTtcatcatatattttaaacaatTTGGGGAATCATCCGACAGATTGGTCCTCATAAGGCAGTCATAATAATCTTCTACAATGTTGCTATCTTCATGGTCTCCTAAGGTAAAGCATCCCAGATTGCCCCCTTCGGCATTTATGCTAATATGTCCGCTAGCATTCCCGGTGGCATTTCCACTTACGTTACTAGTACTGTTTGCAGAATTCATATGGATGCTACTCCCCTTCATAGACAGCTGCGAATTTAAATTGTTCGAATTCATGTTCCCTTGCATGGAGTTGCTAGCCGTCGTGGTTGCATTCCCTTTCTTGTCGTGAATAATATCTTCATAATCGTTATGTAGTTCTAGATAACTAACGTAGTTACTTGAGCTCTGTTGCGAGTCAGCCGCGCGAAGTATATTCAACTGCTGCTTTAAATAGTCGCAAACGGATATGTTCCAGGTGGAAGGCAATTTGTTGTAGCTTAGACAGGGGCCAAACACGGCGATGTAGTTATGCAAATCTACAACGGTTACTGCACTCCTTAATCTGTTCAGGTGATACATAAAAGACGCTTTCTCATCCGAACTGTTCGAATCCGCACACATGTCCTTCAGAATTACTATCAATTGTTGTTTGCATATTTCCACTAATGATGGTACGTCTAATTTGTCTTGCTCGTTCATGTGCATCGATATCTCTGCGTCTTCCTTCTTATCATACGCCACTTCTCCTTCGTGCTCGTTTAGAGATGCCAACCCGATTAGCAGGTCAGTTCCGTTTTCGTTcctctcctcatttttgatgCTCATGTCTTTATCCGTCGTTAGTGCTTCCATGTTGCCGGTGGGTCGGGTTCTTCCGcgtgcatatatgtacgtatgggGGGTGCGTGCGCGTGCAAACGGCCGGGTTCActgtgcatgtgcatacgcacatatatatgcatatatatacatacacatacacatacacgtgTATGCGCGCGAACGCACAGGGGGAATTAACGGGTGCACACACGAGCACGCACACAGGGAGGCACGCAACGATTCACGCAAAGATTCACGCAACGATTCACGCAACGATTCACGCAAGGATTCACGCAAAGATTCACGCAAGGATTCACGCAAAGATTCACGCAAGGATTCACGCAAAGATTCACGCAAGGATTCACGCAAGGATTCACGCAAGGATTCACGCAAGGATTCAAGCAACGATTCATGCAGCGACTCACGCAATTCTTCGCTATGCCTTAAAAAGATGGACGGGGcatttcaaaaatgggggcgCGGCCAAAGTGGCTCCGCACGCAGCTCCCACGTAAGCTAAGTGTGTCAAATGTGAGCTGCGCGCTCGGCTGCCTGGCTATATTATGATGGCCTCAAAACTCCTGCCCATGTTAAGTTCTCCTTAACTGGGTGGAAGAAAAGTACGCAGTTCTGTCCTTTCGGTTACTCGCTATCGGCGTTTTGCTGCTCCTGTGGCTGTCTTTCTCTGGTCTGAACGCCTTCGTCCGTTCGTGCCCCTTAACCTTTCATGTATGGGTTTGCGTGCCGCCCTCCTTGCGTGCACGTGGTATCAATGCATGCACGCGGGGGTGCACTCAACGGGCGGGCACGCATAAGTAAAGGCGCGCAGCTATGCACCCGTACGTATGTGCACCTATGTATCGGTACGTATGCGCACCTACGTATCGGTACGCACGCGCTGGTATATTTCCGCACTTATGTGTACCTATGCACGCGCGTACTTCGGGGTCGCTCCGCTCCTCGACGCATACACCCGTATGTACAGGTGCATACAGGCACTCGTCGAACAAAACAGTGCTGGAAGCGAACCGGTGCAGCGCGGGCAGCTCTCCAACGACACCGCACTCGCGCTGGGTGTAAATGCCAAGTCACGTTTCGCCGTGAATGGGTCTAGGCCCCGAGACTTGTCACCTACGCATATGCCATAAACACATGGAGGTGCCGCATCACCTGCGGCctcgtacatatatatgtgcgctttgtgtatatacgtatgtacatgtataaaaaaaacaattgcatatgcatatatgtacaataaGGGGCAAATGTTAATGCGTAAACTCTGGCATTAAGTGCGGGGAGTATATATTACGCCCCCTCTTGCTGGCATAATTtgtgtataaatattttacaagtacgtatatgaatttaaaaaaaaaaaaaaaaagggaaaatgggaaaaaggggaaaaatttgaaaaagaggaaaaatgggaaaagggctaaggaaaaagggaaaaatggaaaaaaaaaatacaaaatttaaaaatgtaaaactaCGGGAAGAAGATATATACTACTGTGTTtatgttctttttatatCCGCGATCgatttggcttttttttttttttttttttacgttttcaATCCCTTAAGAGTTATTTTGTTGTGCCtaatttttaatcttttatttttttttttttttaatttcgttatAATCTTCTCAATCTTACGTATcttatcttttcttttcttatcTTTTCTTATCTTATCTTATCTTATCTTAACTTATCTCATATCGTGTCAAATGTACTTTGCCTTGTTAGCTCTTCCTTCCTTTTATCCCTaatttttgcgttttttatACAATCTTGCCGTTTCAATTCTAGTTTATTTGCGTATAATGGATCACGAATTGCacgatatatatatataaatgtatacatgtatatgcgtAATATTATGCaagtatgtatatatatatgcatatatgtatatataaatatgtcacttttttgagcactttttattttttttcgcaagcTACTGCTTCGCTTCGCCTGGTCGTGTTGGTTTGTTATGTGCATAAACAAATTTacggaaataaaaagaaaatgagataatttaaaaaagaatgttggggggaaaaaatacaaaaaatggttctttaaaaatgggcatattTCATGCAAATGTATGTAAACAACAGGAGGATGAACCAGCaggaaaaatatgcaaaaaaataaataaatatatacttaatttttcttcccttccccaTGTACATCTCCTATTAtttcactttctttttttttacagttcGTGGGGAATGGCcctccagtttttttttttttttaaatgcaatTTGAATTAACAATTGTGGCACAAACTTTGGggtttttgcgcttttttttttttttttacatgtaatAAATGCAAACGTGTATTAaacgtacatgtatatgtatatatttatgcagaCCGTGTATGCGTATATTTTTCGCcacatgtaaaaatgaacattatattatatgtgcCATAATGTACGCCACAGTGTTCGCCATAATATGTACCCATACGATAATGTACGGCATAATATGCATACGGCGCATTCCTCTCTGCTGCGTGCATGTATCACATTATGCGCCCCCCACGAGTATACGCATTTAACACGTACAgagtattattatataatgcgTATGTTCACGTCAATATGGCACATGTGGTATGCGCGTGCGTTCACTTAAGTGCGAATAAGTACAAAACATACGCGCAGTTTCATCACATATACTTGTGCTTTTTACttgtaataaaattgtttggcatataaaaaaaaactgggtTGCGCGTTTACAACTGGGGTGATCGCGATTTCACCAGTCAACGAATTGTGCTTCGCCGAATTGTGCTTCGCCGCGCGGTTGTTCATATGTTCACGCGTGCGCGGGGAATATGCATACAATGCGAGTACAATGAGGTGCTtggtacatacatatgtatatacgtgTAGTGTACCGTAAGGTGATtcttatatgcatatacgtaGCACAGTATGATGCttcgtacatacgtacatacgcaGCATTCACTTCTCAAAAATAAACGTGCGCGCACGATCTGTTCGCGTAAATTGCGCAAGTAATATGTACTTAATGttgtgcataaaaaaatgggatactCGTGTATGAATATGCCCTTATATGCTGGTGCGCGCTGGGAGTGAAACTCTCACTTatatgcacttttttttttttttttacatggtCAAATTGCACTTGGCGAAAAACGCGCCAGAATATGTATACGTACAGAACAATGTATTTATGTAACGGCTGCGTTGCACGTAATTCGCTCATGTGTGAGAAGTGGGCCTCCGACGGGCACGCGTATACATaagcatgtacatatacatatatgtacatttacgcGACCGCGCGAATGTGCTTAATTGGTGTGCCCGCAAACTGGCTGTTGCTTCAAGCCACACgcatgtgtatacatataagtGAATAAGCACATGTACGTGTATGTGCGCAAATGTATTGACTTGCTCCCATACAGCGGTGGGGAGGAAAACGCCTTGTGAACGTGCGGGGCGGGTTGACAGGAACGACCGCAGTAAAAGCAAATAGGCTTGTTTTCCCCCAACGGAAGTTGCAGCTGTGCGGGTATATACAAATGGTTACACTTGCAACTGGCATGTGTACTTTCGCGTCAATATGTtgatatgcatatacataaacgTTGTATATTTACAATCTGTCCGAATGATTCTCCCCAGATGAGTCCAACTGAATTTTTAACCCCCCGCGGCTGTGCGATCGCTTATTTCTGCGCACCAATTGACGATGAAACATAACCGGGTTTGgccaaaaattgcaaacgACTCTCTCAGCTCACTCTGCTTGAACAGCtctgttcttttttatgttgcATGCAGGGGGGCACATGCTCATGCCGCATGcgtataataaaaacacatGTACTTGTTCTTATACGCATGTGCCTTTTCCTATGCTCCTTTTTGGTGGGTCTGTCCGTAGCATGCAGTAACGTTTTGCAGTCATGCACATTCGAGGAAAATTGCTCTGAAAATTGGCTGAAAATTGCGCCCTTccggaatttaaaaaaaaaaaaaaaggagcagctgGGCTGGGAACACTAACTATACGAGAGTGAAAAGTCACTAGCAAAGGATGAGCAACAACGGGCACGCTGAAAACACCCAACAGTGGGTGGGCAACAAACGGTAAGCACCCAATGTTGAGCAACCAGCGGGGAGTGAAACCCCAAGttgtatgtaaaaaaaaagcagctaGAAAGAGTGATCTTCTCCctatacatatgcatgtaaaaaggaaaaaaaaaaaaaaagccaacaTGGatgtatacatacatatacatcaTTAACCGTAATtgttaaagaaaattgtaaaaaaggaacatgcCAAGgtgaaattgaaaaaaaaaaaaaaaaaaaaaaaaaggtacaagCAAACAAACGAACGGAAAAGGATTAACATTTGATTGTTTTACTTCACTTTCAAAAGagtcaaatttattttttttattttttttccgcccccATCGTCGGTTGCCTAAGTGTTTTTCCTCCAAATTTTAATGCAcaggaggaaagaaaaaaaaaaagtggacgcttttaaaaataaggcGAATAAGTGCCAAcctgtttttcctctttcaaAAAGGCATATCACCCAATGCACGTCATCATCGTGCCACGTCGCACTGCGTTGAACCACATAGAAGCGCGCCGAACTGCGTCAAACTGTGCCAAGCCGCTCCAAACCGCGCCGAACTGCGTCAAACTGTGCCAAGCCGCTCCAAACCGCGCCGAACTGCAACAAACCGCGTCAAAACGCACTAAACCACGTCAAACCACGCCAAACCACTTCAAACACAAACCACATGAACTGCCTTTATTGATTCATGCCAATGCGTACGTTGAAGCACCGTGCAACCTTGTCATCGTGCCGCTCGaaattttgtttgtttaATCGCGTTTGTTTAGGCGATGGCACGAAGACCATTTGTCGCCAAAAGGATCGATTCTCCTTATCGCCACAAGGCACTTGCTcaaccttttaaaaaattaaacaacatgtgcattttttaaaggcaCATAAAAGGGGTTGAATTGGTTACGTGTTGAAGCACCCCAGTAAAACCGCTCTTCCGTCGGTCGCCACCGTTTGCACTCTTCGAGACGATTTGTTTTCGCCGAACAGAAGTTATCGCAATATAGTTTAATTGGTCGACGTGTAAGCCcttccagggggggaaaaatcatGACGCATT
Above is a window of Plasmodium vivax chromosome 8, whole genome shotgun sequence DNA encoding:
- a CDS encoding hypothetical protein, conserved (encoded by transcript PVX_094575A): MITQCRVNLLKKIKDKIPYGVKQSQSYKDAKKQERLSLEANRKLKETRGMLLDGKKNLFMSLRQNSDINWYRAGQILKHLEIHQRAKPEITPKLRERITNIANFVKRGR
- a CDS encoding asparagine-rich antigen, putative (encoded by transcript PVX_094580A), encoding MEALTTDKDMSIKNEERNENGTDLLIGLASLNEHEGEVAYDKKEDAEISMHMNEQDKLDVPSLVEICKQQLIVILKDMCADSNSSDEKASFMYHLNRLRSAVTVVDLHNYIAVFGPCLSYNKLPSTWNISVCDYLKQQLNILRAADSQQSSSNYVSYLELHNDYEDIIHDKKGNATTTASNSMQGNMNSNNLNSQLSMKGSSIHMNSANSTSNVSGNATGNASGHISINAEGGNLGCFTLGDHEDSNIVEDYYDCLMRTNLSDDSPNCLKYMMNSKNDSLSNTEVENVISYLKKYEVKANKNYCSLEEELKYSKDSDFEYQEDYLKDKTLYDSDLDDNNLFDSNLISSSRNMNDSGSSMMNMNLSIPNSGSANNNNSNNLSGKNYNMKYDSMKKNNSDVMNTWTRACTEGHPEYLPRIPGVRFNPKKQQWLAAWNDNTREIRRYFSVKQYGFEQARILAVKARQEAEKAGARCKPMFHVHGRKTVDSAANEAMKNNNDMGMEDGTMGNNNMGGSGVGGSMGMMSGSGNNASHAGTNAAMNSGGMSTGGTHEHMNKKDHLKNENNKGIKRGRGRPPKRKLSEDSQLSLDDMEQTLCRNGENADLMEAIDSFDKNCTRPMKGVSYNDRKGSWLAYWSIGKNFQMRRFPIKKLGFEKAKELAIQCRLEAEQAGATTTENRTKRIRNLLTMNSENTMDVMMDMNSLDPEDNLNDTNKNMNGNMIMSQMHHHYNAHGINNNNNMHPNKMPHSDCQESENDYSPTKRTRAPRGRRMESLTARASALTPVEGVRFDPYSYSWFAKYLENENSKEPKISKYLLKKWGFNKAHSLAVHTVKCAYKAVPFTDEELINIFNVDSKNLMNNQNSLMNLAFKDTYGNNAGANGNAYNANNYGAMGVSSSANGALMGNMGYMNGAMGGAVGMDHVVGGMPIGGVSGVSGGNFAQSMGAYKGGVNAHGIMNSMGNSGGEKNADMGNMNDEETTIGNGSSNNANNMLSGMDGANGMLNSVEGANNMNAASKMGIMNGCAYNYSGGSSAVNDSAGGAVAGAGAATVGAAGQNNFHHGGLLPNSGIVVGAGLGENNVNGPSSMKGNATIANGVNVYMNEQMGLGANYSGKSFPSGEVLVAPGTSSAMMDDENPKVLNKAHLMESSNGAGNNAGGSVLQNSSVDNYLVVSECVLNNNNRKVGGAHVGNKTIGGAAAAAAAFGHHHMEDPAVVGVVRLNEMHMNAENDINANQSNTQYGIASTGSNMNMNAEPVMSKAMVNSASGSVNLGTNKDSTGSIMEGRDVLDNSRGAEHPLEQRKFVNIMNESGNIDSGVSGVSGDSGANSSYANNNPYGPNAGANFNSYDGENAGAANMIGSNANELNESSMYYMSVKPEIKTEQ